A part of Olleya sp. Bg11-27 genomic DNA contains:
- a CDS encoding Glu/Leu/Phe/Val dehydrogenase dimerization domain-containing protein has protein sequence MKDLLKIYENKNPEIIFNWKDSETEAEGWTVINSLRGGAAGGGTRMRKGLDMNEVLSLAKTMEVKFTVSGPAIGGAKSGINFDPKDPRKRGVLERWYKAVSPLLKSYYGTGGDLNVDEIHEVIPITEASGVWHPQEGVFNGHFKPTEADKINRIGQLRQGVIKVLENTNFSPDVAKKYTVADMITGYGVAEAVRHYYEIYGGSVKGKRAVVQGFGNVGSAAAYYLAQMGAKVVGIIDISGGVIKEEGFSFEEIKDFFLTKDGNTLAADNMIPFAEMNERIWSLETEIFAPCAASRLVTQDQIDQMISTGLEVISCGANVPFADKEIFFGSIMEQTDERVSLIPDFISNCGMARVFAYFMERKVQMTDEAIFNDTSDIIRKAIENVHAKSSSKKEISKTAFEIALKQLV, from the coding sequence CCGTTATAAACTCATTACGAGGAGGAGCAGCAGGTGGTGGAACTAGAATGAGAAAAGGATTAGACATGAATGAAGTCTTATCTCTAGCAAAAACTATGGAAGTGAAGTTTACAGTATCTGGACCAGCTATTGGTGGTGCTAAATCAGGTATTAATTTTGATCCAAAAGACCCAAGAAAACGTGGCGTTTTAGAACGTTGGTACAAGGCAGTATCACCATTATTAAAAAGCTATTATGGGACAGGAGGAGATTTAAATGTAGATGAAATCCATGAAGTAATTCCAATTACTGAAGCGTCAGGAGTTTGGCATCCACAAGAAGGTGTTTTTAATGGACACTTTAAGCCTACTGAAGCCGATAAAATTAATCGTATTGGTCAATTACGCCAAGGGGTAATAAAAGTTTTAGAAAACACTAACTTTTCTCCAGATGTTGCTAAAAAGTATACAGTTGCCGACATGATTACTGGATATGGTGTAGCAGAAGCTGTTAGACATTATTATGAGATTTACGGTGGAAGCGTAAAAGGGAAACGTGCAGTAGTACAAGGTTTTGGAAATGTAGGATCTGCAGCAGCGTATTATTTAGCTCAAATGGGAGCTAAAGTTGTTGGAATAATTGATATTTCTGGAGGAGTGATTAAAGAAGAAGGCTTTTCTTTTGAAGAAATTAAAGACTTTTTCTTAACCAAAGATGGAAATACATTAGCAGCAGATAATATGATTCCATTTGCAGAAATGAATGAACGTATTTGGTCATTAGAAACTGAGATTTTTGCACCATGTGCGGCGTCTAGACTAGTGACTCAAGATCAGATTGATCAGATGATTAGTACTGGTTTAGAAGTTATTTCTTGTGGAGCAAATGTGCCATTTGCAGATAAAGAGATTTTCTTTGGATCGATTATGGAACAAACAGATGAGCGTGTAAGTTTAATACCAGATTTTATTTCAAACTGTGGTATGGCTCGTGTGTTTGCTTATTTTATGGAACGTAAAGTACAAATGACTGATGAAGCTATTTTTAATGATACTTCAGACATTATTAGAAAAGCAATTGAAAACGTACATGCAAAAAGTTCTTCTAAAAAAGAGATTAGTAAAACTGCTTTTGAGATAGCATTAAAACAATTAGTATAA